The Armatimonadota bacterium genome includes a region encoding these proteins:
- a CDS encoding ABC transporter permease translates to MLRHIARRLLHLIPMLLGITLISFAIIQLSPGDFLAEARMNPVVSTETVDRMRTSFGLDQPLHIQYLRWLWNALRLDFGYSFAFQVPVIWLIGSRLMNSVLLNAVSFAVAWAIAIPLGIHAARRQYSASDNVLSFSAYLGISTPTFFSGLFLLYLAFRTGWFPIGGMTSIDHDFLPWWGKILDVAHHMVLPVLVLGVLSVAGLMRQMRANLLEVLRQDYVRTARSKGLAERAVINRHAVRNAINPLITIFGFSLGGLLGGSAILENVMGWPGIGKLIVEATIQKDLYVVMASLVIGSVTLVAGNLIADVLLVVSDPRIRYD, encoded by the coding sequence ATGCTCAGGCACATCGCGCGCCGTCTGCTCCACCTGATCCCAATGCTTCTGGGGATCACGCTGATCTCTTTCGCCATCATCCAGCTTTCACCGGGGGACTTTCTGGCCGAGGCCCGCATGAACCCGGTGGTCAGCACCGAGACCGTGGACCGGATGCGCACGAGCTTCGGGTTGGACCAGCCGCTGCACATCCAGTACCTCAGATGGCTATGGAACGCGCTCCGACTGGATTTCGGCTACTCGTTCGCGTTCCAGGTGCCGGTGATCTGGCTCATTGGGTCGCGGTTGATGAACTCGGTGCTGCTGAACGCGGTGTCGTTCGCGGTTGCCTGGGCAATCGCCATACCGCTGGGGATACACGCTGCCCGGCGGCAGTACTCGGCATCCGACAACGTGCTCTCGTTCTCCGCGTACCTGGGCATCTCGACCCCGACCTTCTTCTCTGGGCTGTTCCTGCTCTACCTGGCGTTCAGAACGGGCTGGTTCCCAATCGGCGGCATGACCAGCATTGACCACGACTTCCTGCCCTGGTGGGGGAAGATCCTGGATGTGGCCCACCACATGGTGCTGCCGGTGCTGGTCCTGGGCGTGCTGAGCGTGGCCGGCCTGATGCGCCAGATGCGGGCGAACCTGCTGGAGGTGCTGCGCCAGGACTACGTCCGAACCGCCCGGAGCAAGGGCCTGGCCGAGAGGGCGGTCATAAACAGGCACGCGGTGCGCAACGCCATCAATCCCCTGATCACGATCTTCGGGTTCAGTCTGGGCGGGCTCCTGGGCGGCTCGGCGATCCTGGAGAACGTGATGGGATGGCCCGGAATCGGCAAGCTGATCGTGGAGGCGACGATTCAGAAGGACCTTTACGTGGTGATGGCGTCGCTGGTGATCGGTTCGGTGACGCTGGTCGCGGGAAACCTCATAGCGGACGTGCTGCTCGTGGTGAGCGACCCCCGCATACGGTACGACTAG
- a CDS encoding ABC transporter substrate-binding protein translates to MRGMVLRLAVMAIAGALVVSTPVVAQPPKLTLPDILNPVVAEGEVGRFGGTYVTTSISDPRTFNAVVAQETSSTVPLGYSFDGLVETNRISTEIEGALAESWTVSKDGRTWRFKLRKGVTWHDGAPVTADDVVFTLDAAFTKGVQSSLPDVLTIAGKPIQYKKVDQFTVEFKTEQPFGPFLRTIGFSVLPKHKLEGALKQGASEFNRTWSVATPPREIIGQGPYVMQQYVPGQRIVFLRNTKYYRVDKKGQRLPYLARLVIVVVPNLDAARLKFEAKETDFYAARPREFAEFKQKETAGNFTIFDGPPTFSTEFLVFNQNPKGISGPKLAWFQNAKFRQAVSHAVDRDAIARQVYAGRATAQFSPVSPANKFFFNPNTRRYAYDVARAEALLREAGFSKGSDGLLRDPAGNIVEFTMATNAGNTDREAIGNLVRQDLTKLGMRVTFAPEAFNTLVGKLTGTFNWEAIIIGLTGGLEPHTGQNVWRSTGSLHMWHPRQESPATDWETEIDRIFDQAAQMVDQNKRKQLYNRWQEIVAEQVPMIYFATTLTQPAVRNTLGNIRLGLGGSTADIEELYYRTPYR, encoded by the coding sequence ATGAGAGGGATGGTTCTCAGACTGGCGGTGATGGCGATCGCCGGCGCGCTTGTAGTTTCCACGCCGGTGGTCGCCCAGCCCCCCAAACTGACGCTGCCGGATATCCTGAACCCCGTCGTCGCCGAGGGCGAGGTCGGGCGGTTCGGCGGCACCTACGTTACCACCTCGATCTCCGACCCGCGGACGTTCAACGCGGTGGTGGCTCAGGAAACCTCGTCCACGGTGCCCCTGGGCTACTCCTTCGATGGGCTGGTTGAGACCAACCGGATCTCGACCGAGATCGAGGGTGCGCTGGCCGAGTCCTGGACCGTGAGCAAGGACGGGCGCACCTGGCGGTTCAAGCTGCGCAAGGGCGTTACTTGGCACGACGGCGCTCCGGTGACGGCCGACGACGTGGTCTTCACGCTGGACGCGGCCTTCACCAAGGGCGTGCAGTCCAGTCTGCCTGACGTGCTGACGATCGCCGGCAAGCCGATCCAGTACAAGAAGGTGGACCAGTTCACGGTTGAGTTCAAGACCGAGCAACCGTTTGGACCGTTCCTACGAACGATCGGCTTCAGCGTCCTGCCCAAGCACAAACTGGAAGGCGCGCTCAAGCAGGGCGCCTCCGAGTTCAACCGCACCTGGAGCGTGGCCACGCCGCCGCGCGAGATCATCGGCCAGGGACCCTATGTGATGCAGCAGTACGTCCCGGGGCAGCGGATCGTGTTCCTGCGCAACACCAAGTACTACAGGGTGGACAAGAAGGGCCAGCGGCTGCCCTACTTGGCCCGCCTGGTCATCGTCGTCGTACCGAATCTCGACGCCGCCCGGCTCAAGTTCGAGGCCAAGGAGACCGACTTCTATGCCGCGCGGCCGCGCGAGTTCGCGGAGTTCAAGCAGAAGGAGACCGCCGGCAACTTCACGATCTTCGACGGACCGCCCACCTTCTCCACCGAGTTCCTGGTCTTCAACCAGAACCCCAAGGGGATCTCCGGCCCCAAGCTGGCCTGGTTCCAGAACGCGAAGTTCCGGCAGGCGGTCAGCCACGCGGTTGATCGTGACGCCATTGCCCGCCAGGTGTACGCGGGACGGGCGACCGCACAGTTCAGCCCGGTCAGCCCTGCCAACAAGTTCTTCTTCAACCCGAACACGCGCCGCTACGCCTACGATGTGGCGCGCGCCGAGGCGCTGCTCCGTGAGGCAGGGTTCTCAAAGGGCTCCGACGGGTTGCTCCGCGACCCGGCCGGCAACATCGTCGAGTTCACCATGGCCACCAACGCCGGGAACACCGACCGCGAAGCGATCGGCAACCTGGTGCGCCAGGACCTGACCAAACTGGGGATGCGTGTCACGTTCGCTCCCGAGGCGTTCAACACACTGGTGGGCAAGCTGACCGGCACCTTCAACTGGGAGGCGATCATCATCGGGCTGACCGGCGGGCTGGAGCCGCACACAGGCCAGAACGTGTGGCGCTCGACCGGCTCGCTCCACATGTGGCACCCGCGCCAGGAGTCCCCGGCGACGGACTGGGAGACCGAGATTGACCGCATCTTCGACCAGGCCGCCCAGATGGTGGACCAGAACAAGCGCAAGCAGCTCTACAACCGCTGGCAGGAGATCGTGGCCGAGCAGGTTCCGATGATCTACTTCGCCACAACGCTCACCCAGCCGGCCGTGCGCAACACGCTGGGCAACATCCGGCTCGGCCTGGGCGGCAGCACCGCGGACATCGAGGAGCTGTACTACCGGACCCCGTACAGGTAG
- a CDS encoding ATP-dependent DNA helicase PcrA, translating to MDLLSSLNPPQRDAVIHPGGPLLVLAGAGSGKTRVLAHRIAYLIRERGIAPGRILAVTFTNKAAREMRERIDALLGGPVARPIWVGTFHATCSRILRADCEAIGVPAQFAIYDEDDQRRVIRDCMAALGLDERRYPPAAIHAMIGRAKDEVLDVARYAARASTFMEEATARVWQAYQAELRAQGALDFDDLMCEVLRLFDEHPDVLRRYQDRFEHVLVDEYQDTNHAQYLLVRALAGGHRNVTVVGDDDQCLPAGTLIAMASSGQASPPGATPTPGATSIESIEEGSIIQAACGSGRLAPARTAAPLRREYRGPVVTVETAGGLRLAATPNHLVFARLVPHPDLHYVYLMHRRGVGYRIGRTRGVRSRTPGGVDSGLALRLNGEVAERLWVLAASHDEAEAAYIEQLYAFRYGIPTTVFQVRGRRMQIGQPHVDRIFREIETEDRAHRLLSDLEMFPEYPHHRSGAVIRGQTTRRLVHFTMFGDGRTYQQRPWHDHRIQLVTSGAEICRDYDAGWRMARDLAATVEGEPVLRARVAGGSAATGQAASRSRPVHLVLPLGHLHPGMRLAVVHGGRVVEDEVTTRTMGHYEGPVFDLDVPDLRTFVANGVLVHNSIYRWRGADVRNILEFESDYPDAKVVALTQNYRSTKTILAAAHAVIRHNPHRHAKELWTGNQEGLPVQVYDALDGSDEARFVSEQVRALAADGVRLREIAVLYRTNAQSRLLEEECLKAGIPYQVVGGVRFYERKEIKDILAYLRLAVAPGDEVNLRRALATPRRGIGDVSLARLTSSARAAGCTMLEAMRRPEITDGLPRAAARTLEAFAGLIAGLSEAAAVLPAGDVITRAIAQTGYQAMLQAEGTEEAFSRLENVRELVTVAREIEESAGEPGLAAFLQHLALVADVDTHRDDLDRVTLMTLHSAKGLEFPAVFVTGLEEGLCPHVRALEEEGGLDEERRLCYVGFTRAKHRLYLTHARTRATFGAPNMALPSRFLEEVPPELTAGAVRPTVEWPARPGPGQAAAPGSGRSRLDARRSLTHFEVGMRVRHSKFGDGEVLDTEGEGEAAIVTVRFSGAVKRLALSYAPLERAE from the coding sequence ATGGACCTGCTTTCCTCCCTGAACCCTCCGCAGCGCGATGCGGTTATCCATCCAGGCGGGCCGCTGCTCGTGCTGGCCGGTGCCGGCTCGGGCAAGACCCGGGTCCTAGCGCACCGGATCGCCTACCTGATCCGTGAGCGAGGCATCGCTCCCGGACGCATCCTGGCGGTCACCTTCACCAACAAGGCCGCGCGCGAGATGCGCGAGCGGATTGACGCGCTGCTGGGCGGACCGGTCGCCCGCCCGATCTGGGTCGGCACCTTCCACGCCACCTGCAGCCGCATCCTCAGGGCCGACTGCGAGGCGATCGGCGTCCCTGCGCAGTTCGCGATCTACGACGAGGACGACCAGCGCCGGGTGATCCGCGACTGCATGGCCGCGCTGGGGCTCGACGAGCGGCGGTACCCGCCGGCCGCGATTCACGCGATGATCGGGCGGGCCAAGGATGAGGTGCTGGATGTGGCCCGGTACGCCGCCCGCGCCTCAACGTTCATGGAGGAGGCGACGGCCAGGGTCTGGCAGGCGTACCAGGCAGAGCTGCGCGCCCAGGGCGCGCTGGACTTCGACGACCTGATGTGCGAGGTGCTGCGGCTGTTCGATGAGCATCCGGACGTGCTCCGCAGGTACCAGGATCGCTTCGAGCACGTGCTGGTGGACGAGTACCAGGACACCAACCACGCGCAGTACCTGCTTGTGCGCGCGCTGGCGGGCGGGCATCGGAACGTGACCGTGGTGGGAGACGACGACCAGTGCCTGCCTGCGGGCACGCTGATCGCGATGGCAAGCTCCGGGCAGGCCTCTCCGCCAGGTGCAACGCCCACTCCAGGTGCGACGTCCATCGAGTCCATCGAGGAAGGCTCAATCATTCAGGCGGCCTGCGGATCCGGCCGCCTGGCCCCGGCGCGCACCGCCGCACCGCTGCGGCGTGAATATCGCGGGCCCGTCGTGACCGTGGAAACGGCGGGCGGGTTGAGGCTGGCCGCGACGCCCAACCATCTCGTCTTTGCCAGGCTTGTTCCTCATCCAGACCTCCACTATGTCTATCTCATGCACCGGCGTGGCGTGGGATACAGAATCGGACGCACCCGCGGCGTACGCAGCAGGACACCGGGCGGGGTGGACAGTGGTCTCGCGCTGAGACTGAACGGTGAGGTCGCAGAGCGCCTTTGGGTGCTGGCCGCGTCCCACGATGAGGCGGAGGCAGCCTACATCGAGCAGCTCTACGCGTTCAGGTACGGGATCCCCACGACCGTCTTTCAGGTCCGCGGCCGGCGGATGCAGATCGGACAGCCCCACGTGGATCGCATCTTTCGAGAGATCGAGACCGAGGATCGCGCGCACCGGTTGCTGTCGGACCTGGAGATGTTCCCCGAATATCCCCACCATCGTTCTGGGGCCGTGATCAGGGGCCAGACGACCCGGCGGCTCGTGCACTTCACGATGTTTGGCGACGGTCGCACCTACCAGCAGCGCCCCTGGCACGATCACCGCATTCAACTGGTGACGTCGGGCGCGGAGATTTGCCGTGACTACGACGCCGGGTGGCGTATGGCTCGGGACCTCGCGGCGACGGTGGAAGGGGAGCCGGTGCTGCGCGCCCGTGTTGCGGGCGGATCGGCAGCGACCGGGCAGGCGGCATCGCGATCACGGCCTGTCCACCTCGTCCTGCCACTCGGGCACCTCCATCCGGGCATGCGGCTGGCGGTCGTGCATGGCGGGCGTGTGGTGGAGGACGAGGTGACGACCCGGACCATGGGGCACTACGAAGGGCCCGTTTTCGATCTGGATGTGCCCGACCTGAGGACATTCGTGGCCAACGGCGTGCTGGTGCACAACTCGATCTACCGCTGGCGCGGCGCGGACGTCCGCAACATCCTGGAGTTCGAGAGCGACTACCCGGACGCGAAGGTCGTGGCGCTGACCCAGAACTACCGCTCGACTAAGACGATCCTGGCCGCGGCGCACGCGGTGATCCGGCACAACCCTCACCGGCATGCCAAGGAGTTATGGACCGGCAACCAGGAGGGCCTGCCGGTACAGGTCTACGACGCGCTGGACGGCAGCGACGAGGCAAGGTTCGTGTCCGAGCAGGTCCGCGCCCTGGCCGCAGATGGTGTGCGACTGCGGGAGATCGCGGTGCTCTACAGGACCAACGCCCAGTCCCGGCTCCTGGAGGAGGAGTGCCTCAAGGCCGGTATTCCCTACCAGGTCGTGGGCGGCGTGCGCTTCTACGAGCGCAAGGAGATCAAGGACATCCTGGCCTACTTGCGCCTGGCCGTGGCACCCGGTGACGAGGTCAATCTGCGGCGCGCACTTGCCACGCCGCGCAGGGGCATCGGGGACGTCTCCCTGGCCCGCCTCACGAGCAGCGCCCGGGCCGCCGGGTGCACGATGCTGGAGGCGATGCGGCGGCCCGAGATCACCGATGGCCTGCCGCGCGCCGCTGCCCGCACGCTGGAGGCGTTTGCCGGCCTGATTGCCGGCCTGAGCGAGGCCGCTGCCGTGCTGCCGGCCGGCGACGTGATCACCCGCGCTATCGCACAGACGGGCTACCAGGCGATGCTGCAGGCCGAGGGCACCGAGGAGGCCTTCAGCCGGCTGGAGAACGTGCGTGAGCTCGTGACCGTCGCGCGCGAGATCGAGGAGTCCGCAGGCGAGCCCGGCCTGGCAGCCTTCCTCCAGCACCTGGCACTCGTAGCCGATGTGGACACCCACCGGGACGACCTCGACCGTGTGACCCTTATGACGCTGCACAGCGCCAAGGGCCTGGAGTTCCCTGCCGTGTTCGTCACCGGGCTGGAGGAGGGCCTCTGCCCGCACGTCCGCGCGCTGGAAGAGGAGGGCGGGCTGGACGAGGAGCGACGCCTCTGTTATGTGGGGTTCACGCGAGCCAAGCACCGGCTGTATCTAACCCATGCACGCACGCGCGCGACCTTCGGCGCGCCCAACATGGCGCTGCCTTCGCGCTTCTTGGAGGAGGTCCCGCCCGAGTTGACCGCGGGCGCGGTCCGTCCGACCGTGGAGTGGCCGGCACGTCCCGGCCCTGGGCAGGCCGCGGCTCCAGGGAGCGGCAGGAGCCGACTGGACGCGCGCCGTTCGCTGACGCACTTCGAGGTGGGGATGCGCGTCCGGCACTCGAAGTTCGGCGACGGCGAGGTGCTGGACACGGAAGGGGAGGGCGAAGCGGCAATAGTGACCGTCCGGTTTTCCGGCGCGGTTAAGCGCCTGGCGCTGAGCTACGCCCCTCTAGAGCGCGCCGAGTGA
- a CDS encoding Uma2 family endonuclease, whose translation MNMWGGPGGCYTCVMAPETRTPVSVEEFWHLAHRLPKAELIGGQVIELVPPGVRHGVLVLSLGQRLREHVAARGLGIVVSDAGFILIKEPPTVRAPDLAVVLKRRVPSPLPAKFFPGPPDLAVEVLSPDDRPSEVAAKVADYLRAGAHGVWVVDPDARTVTVHAHADVMRFARDEVLQGALPLPDLALPLQTVFAEID comes from the coding sequence ATGAATATGTGGGGTGGACCTGGAGGGTGTTATACTTGCGTCATGGCGCCTGAAACTCGGACCCCAGTCTCCGTTGAGGAGTTCTGGCACCTGGCCCACCGGTTGCCCAAGGCGGAGCTCATCGGAGGGCAGGTGATCGAACTGGTCCCACCGGGGGTTCGCCACGGGGTGCTGGTTCTGAGCCTGGGCCAGCGGCTCCGCGAGCATGTGGCGGCCCGTGGTCTGGGCATCGTCGTGTCCGACGCCGGTTTCATCCTAATCAAGGAGCCCCCGACCGTTCGGGCGCCGGACCTCGCGGTCGTGCTGAAACGACGCGTGCCCTCACCGCTCCCCGCGAAGTTCTTCCCTGGTCCACCCGATCTCGCGGTCGAGGTGCTCTCGCCTGACGATCGACCCTCCGAGGTCGCGGCGAAGGTAGCTGATTACCTGCGGGCCGGCGCCCATGGGGTGTGGGTCGTCGATCCAGACGCGCGGACGGTGACAGTTCACGCGCACGCCGACGTGATGCGATTCGCGCGGGACGAGGTGCTGCAGGGCGCACTGCCGCTCCCCGACCTCGCGCTTCCCCTTCAAACCGTGTTCGCAGAGATTGACTGA
- the guaA gene encoding glutamine-hydrolyzing GMP synthase, with the protein MLPTQPGAVPRPVIVLDFGAQYAQLIARRIRESRVYSLILPYDTPLQQILALRPQGIVLSGGPASVCEPGALLVDPALFDAGVPVLGICYGMQLMAHLLGGRTAAVEQREYGRTRLFVDDGSDLFAGLEPRLICWMSHGDSVAELPPGFAALAHTDSSPVAAMADRSRRLYGLQFHPEVSHTPWGIEVLRNFLYGICGCDPSWTMVSFIDRSVTLIQEQVGRGRALCALSGGVDSATAAALVHRAIGDQLTCIFVDHGLLRKGEPEQVVKTFRDAFQVPLIHVDARARFLAHLAGVTDPEQKRRTIGEEFVRVFEEEAQRLGAIEYLVQGTLYPDVIESGTRTAARIKTHHNVGGLPERMRLRLVEPFRDLFKDEVREVARQLGLPDRMIVRHPFPGPGLAIRIMGEVTAERLEPLRSADAIILEELREAGLALEIWQAFGVLLPVRTVGVMGDARTYGQVIVVRAVTSEDGMTADWARLPEEVLEAVASRITREVPGVTRVVYDITSKPPATIEWE; encoded by the coding sequence ATGCTCCCCACGCAGCCGGGCGCCGTGCCTCGCCCGGTGATCGTTCTCGACTTTGGCGCGCAGTACGCCCAACTGATTGCCCGGCGCATCCGAGAAAGCCGGGTCTACAGTCTCATCCTGCCCTACGATACACCGCTGCAGCAGATACTGGCCCTTCGTCCGCAGGGGATCGTCCTCTCCGGCGGTCCGGCGAGCGTGTGCGAGCCAGGGGCGCTCCTGGTGGATCCGGCGCTGTTCGATGCGGGCGTGCCGGTGCTGGGGATCTGCTACGGCATGCAGCTGATGGCGCACCTGCTGGGCGGCCGTACCGCCGCGGTCGAGCAGCGGGAGTACGGCCGCACGCGCCTGTTCGTGGACGACGGCAGCGATCTTTTCGCCGGCCTGGAGCCCCGCCTCATCTGCTGGATGAGCCACGGCGACTCGGTGGCCGAGTTGCCGCCTGGGTTTGCGGCGCTCGCCCACACCGACAGCAGCCCGGTGGCCGCGATGGCCGACCGCTCACGACGTCTCTACGGCCTGCAGTTCCACCCCGAGGTCTCCCACACGCCGTGGGGGATCGAGGTGCTGCGCAACTTCCTCTACGGGATCTGCGGTTGCGATCCGTCGTGGACGATGGTGTCGTTCATAGACCGCAGCGTAACTTTGATTCAGGAGCAGGTGGGCAGGGGCAGGGCGCTCTGCGCGCTCTCAGGCGGCGTGGATTCGGCCACCGCGGCGGCTCTCGTGCACCGCGCCATCGGAGACCAGCTCACCTGCATCTTCGTTGATCACGGCCTGCTCCGGAAAGGCGAGCCGGAGCAGGTGGTCAAGACCTTCCGCGATGCCTTCCAGGTGCCGTTGATCCACGTGGACGCACGGGCGCGGTTCCTGGCCCACCTGGCCGGGGTGACCGACCCGGAGCAGAAACGGCGCACGATCGGTGAGGAGTTCGTCCGCGTCTTCGAGGAAGAGGCCCAGCGTCTGGGCGCGATCGAGTACCTGGTGCAGGGCACGCTCTACCCTGACGTGATCGAGAGCGGCACCCGGACCGCGGCCCGCATCAAGACCCACCACAACGTCGGCGGCCTGCCCGAGCGGATGCGGCTGCGGCTGGTGGAGCCGTTCCGCGATCTGTTCAAGGATGAGGTGCGCGAGGTCGCCAGGCAGCTCGGGCTGCCCGATCGCATGATCGTGCGCCATCCTTTTCCCGGGCCGGGGCTGGCAATCCGGATCATGGGCGAGGTCACGGCCGAGCGACTCGAGCCGCTGCGCTCAGCCGACGCCATCATCCTGGAGGAGCTGCGGGAGGCCGGACTTGCCCTGGAGATCTGGCAGGCGTTCGGGGTGCTGCTACCGGTGCGCACCGTGGGCGTGATGGGCGATGCCCGCACCTACGGCCAGGTGATCGTCGTGCGCGCGGTGACCAGCGAGGACGGCATGACCGCCGACTGGGCGCGCCTGCCTGAAGAGGTGCTCGAGGCGGTGGCCAGCCGCATCACCCGAGAGGTGCCCGGCGTCACGCGGGTTGTCTACGACATCACAAGCAAGCCCCCGGCTACGATAGAGTGGGAATAG
- a CDS encoding GuaB3 family IMP dehydrogenase-related protein, producing the protein MIVQTPTRGAARVSGPEAPGEWLGHGRKVRRTFSLDDIALVPAASTLDPEDVDCSWQVGGHAFRLPVVASAMDSVVDVRTAGIIADLGGLAVLNLEGLQTRYADPAEPLDAIAAAAPDEVVGLLQRLYRAPIDDALVAARIRAIKDAGAACAVSMTPAAAGRLAPLAEEAGADLLLVQSTVVTEEHRSSRGRAVSLRSLTARARVPVMAGNCVGYEAAAGLLEAGAAALFVGVGPGAACTSRRVLGIGVPQATAICDVAAARDDHLRRTGIYVPVVADGGIAVGGDVAKAIACGADAVMLGSALARAEEAPGRGFHWGMATPHAALPRGTRIRVGTTGALRQILLGPARVDDGSHNLIEALRTAMGLCGAATIREMHAAEVVLAPALGTEGKAAQFSQKVGQGR; encoded by the coding sequence ATGATCGTCCAGACCCCGACGCGCGGTGCCGCCCGGGTCAGCGGGCCGGAAGCACCTGGCGAGTGGCTGGGGCATGGCCGGAAGGTTCGGCGCACCTTCAGTCTCGACGATATCGCCCTGGTGCCGGCGGCCTCGACACTGGATCCCGAGGATGTGGACTGCTCCTGGCAGGTGGGCGGACACGCGTTCCGGCTCCCTGTCGTGGCGTCCGCAATGGACAGCGTGGTGGACGTGCGCACCGCAGGCATCATCGCGGACCTGGGCGGCCTGGCCGTGCTCAACCTTGAAGGCCTGCAGACGCGGTACGCCGACCCCGCCGAACCGCTGGACGCGATCGCGGCCGCGGCGCCGGACGAGGTGGTCGGCCTGCTCCAACGGCTGTACCGCGCGCCCATTGACGATGCGCTTGTGGCCGCGCGCATCCGCGCCATCAAGGATGCAGGCGCCGCGTGCGCGGTCTCGATGACGCCTGCCGCCGCCGGACGCCTGGCGCCGCTGGCCGAGGAGGCCGGCGCCGACCTGTTGCTCGTGCAGTCCACCGTTGTAACCGAGGAACACCGCTCTTCGCGCGGCAGAGCGGTATCGCTGCGCTCGCTCACGGCCCGCGCACGGGTCCCGGTGATGGCGGGCAACTGCGTCGGGTACGAGGCGGCGGCAGGCCTGCTGGAGGCCGGCGCCGCAGCGCTGTTCGTGGGGGTCGGGCCGGGCGCGGCTTGCACCAGCCGCAGGGTACTCGGCATCGGTGTGCCGCAGGCAACGGCGATCTGCGATGTGGCCGCCGCGCGCGACGACCACCTGCGCCGGACCGGGATCTACGTGCCGGTGGTGGCCGACGGAGGCATAGCGGTGGGCGGGGACGTGGCAAAGGCGATCGCGTGCGGGGCCGACGCGGTCATGCTGGGCTCGGCGCTGGCGAGGGCCGAAGAGGCCCCGGGCCGCGGCTTCCACTGGGGGATGGCCACGCCGCACGCCGCGCTCCCCCGCGGTACGCGAATCCGCGTGGGCACAACGGGCGCGCTCCGGCAGATCCTGCTGGGCCCTGCTCGGGTGGACGACGGATCGCACAACCTGATCGAGGCGCTGCGCACCGCGATGGGGCTGTGCGGGGCCGCGACGATCCGCGAGATGCACGCGGCCGAGGTCGTCCTCGCCCCGGCGCTTGGCACCGAGGGCAAGGCCGCGCAGTTCAGCCAGAAAGTGGGGCAGGGACGCTGA
- the hpt gene encoding hypoxanthine phosphoribosyltransferase: MADDVDEILIPEEVLQDRIRELGRRISTEYDTKEPLLVGILTGAFVFLADLLKAITIPCHVDFMATASYGDSTESSGIVRILKDLNQSIEGRHVLVVDDIIDTGLTMDYLLETLKARYPASLRVCALLDKRPRRRREVPIDFRGFEIPDKFVIGYGLDYSGRYRNLPFIGVLKPELYGI; this comes from the coding sequence CTGGCAGACGACGTCGACGAAATCCTCATCCCGGAGGAGGTCCTGCAGGATCGAATCCGGGAACTCGGACGGCGCATCAGCACTGAGTACGACACCAAAGAACCCCTGCTAGTAGGCATCCTGACGGGTGCCTTCGTTTTTCTCGCGGACCTGCTGAAGGCGATCACGATCCCCTGCCACGTGGACTTCATGGCCACGGCCTCCTACGGGGACTCCACCGAGAGCAGCGGCATCGTCCGCATCCTCAAGGACCTGAATCAGAGCATCGAGGGTCGGCACGTGCTGGTGGTCGATGACATCATTGACACCGGCCTGACCATGGACTACCTGCTCGAGACGCTCAAGGCCAGGTACCCGGCATCGCTGCGGGTGTGCGCGCTGCTGGACAAGCGGCCCCGCCGCCGGCGCGAGGTGCCGATTGACTTCCGCGGGTTCGAGATCCCCGACAAGTTCGTGATCGGATACGGACTCGACTACTCGGGCCGCTACAGGAACCTGCCCTTCATAGGCGTCCTCAAGCCAGAACTCTACGGCATCTAG
- a CDS encoding NYN domain-containing protein: protein MPTRQTAVFIDGGYWSAVLRDEFGLARIDFGRLVEFMAGGNALLRAYYYNCMPYQGNPPTQEESERYARARRFMDALSRLPRFEIRLGKLEYRGIDATDGKQIFEQKRVDIMLGVDMVLLAAKQRIDRAAILTGDSDFIPALKVAKIEGILVHLYHGDPASVHREVWTEADDRTRIDAPVIEQIRMR, encoded by the coding sequence GTGCCAACACGCCAGACAGCCGTATTCATTGACGGAGGGTATTGGTCCGCCGTCCTTCGGGACGAATTCGGCTTGGCCAGGATCGACTTTGGGAGGCTGGTCGAGTTCATGGCGGGCGGAAACGCGCTTCTGCGGGCCTACTATTACAACTGTATGCCTTACCAGGGTAACCCCCCGACCCAAGAAGAAAGCGAGAGGTATGCAAGGGCGAGAAGGTTCATGGACGCCCTTTCCCGTCTGCCGCGGTTTGAAATCCGACTGGGAAAGCTGGAATACCGCGGCATAGACGCGACCGATGGGAAGCAGATCTTTGAGCAGAAGCGGGTTGATATCATGCTAGGCGTGGATATGGTCCTTCTCGCAGCCAAGCAGCGTATTGACCGCGCTGCGATTCTAACCGGGGACAGCGATTTCATCCCAGCTCTCAAGGTCGCCAAGATTGAGGGCATACTGGTCCATCTCTACCATGGTGACCCCGCTAGTGTTCACCGGGAAGTGTGGACCGAAGCCGACGACCGTACACGGATCGATGCTCCAGTTATCGAGCAGATCCGGATGCGCTAG